The following proteins are encoded in a genomic region of Nomascus leucogenys isolate Asia chromosome 17, Asia_NLE_v1, whole genome shotgun sequence:
- the IRGC gene encoding interferon-inducible GTPase 5 has translation MATSKLPVGPGEEENTILMAKERLEALRTAFESGDLPQAASHLQELLVSTESIRLEVAVTGESGAGKSSLINALRGLEAEDPGAALTGVVETTMQPSPYPHPQFPDVTLWDLPGAGSPGCPADKYLKQVDFSRYDFFLLVSPRRCGAIETRLAAEILCQGKKFYFVRTKVDEDLAATRTQRPSGFREAVVLQEIRDHCAERLREAGVADPRIFLVSNLSPARYDFPTLVSTWEHDLPAHRRHAGLLSLPDISLEALQKKKAMLQEQVLKTALVLGVIQALPVPGLAAAYDDALLIHSLRGYHRSFGLDDDSLAKLAEQVGKQAGDLRSVIRSPLANEVSPETVLRLYSQSSDGAMRVARAFERGIPVFGTLVAGGISFGAVYTMLQGCLNEMAEDAQRVRIKALEEDEPQPEVSLEAAGDNGVENGGSGEGGSEEAPLSTRRKLGLLLKYILDSWKKHHSEEK, from the coding sequence ATGGCTACTTCAAAGTTGCCCgtggggcctggggaggaggaaaaCACCATCCTTATGGCCAAGGAAAGGCTGGAGGCCCTGCGCACAGCCTTTGAGTCGGGTGACCTCCCCCAGGCCGCCTCTCACCTCCAGGAGCTGCTGGTCTCCACGGAGAGCATCCGCCTGGAGGTGGCCGTCACGGGCGAGTCGGGCGCGGGCAAGTCCTCCCTCATCAATGCCCTGCGTGGCCTGGAGGCCGAGGACCCTGGCGCGGCTCTCACGGGCGTCGTGGAGACCACGATGCAACCGTCGCCCTATCCACACCCACAGTTCCCTGATGTGACCCTCTGGGACCTGCCAGGGGCCGGCTCTCCAGGCTGCCCGGCCGACAAGTACCTAAAGCAGGTAGACTTCAGCCGCTATGACTTCTTCCTGTTGGTCTCCCCCCGCCGCTGCGGGGCcatcgagacccgcctggccgcCGAGATCCTGTGCCAGGGCAAGAAGTTCTACTTTGTGCGCACCAAGGTGGACGAGGACCTGGCGGCCACGCGCACCCAGCGGCCGTCGGGCTTCAGAGAGGCCGTTGTCCTGCAGGAGATCCGAGACCACTGTGCCGAGCGGCTGCGGGAGGCCGGCGTGGCTGACCCTCGCATCTTCCTGGTGTCCAACCTCTCGCCGGCCCGCTACGACTTTCCCACGCTGGTGTCCACCTGGGAGCATGATCTGCCCGCCCACCGGCGCCACGCTGGCCTGCTGTCGCTCCCTGACATCTCGCTGGAGGCCTTGCAGAAGAAGAAGGCCATGCTTCAAGAGCAAGTCCTCAAGACCGCCCTGGTGTTGGGCGTCATCCAGGCCCTGCCGGTCCCAGGGCTGGCGGCCGCCTACGATGATGCGCTGCTCATCCACTCACTGCGTGGCTATCACCGCAGCTTTGGTCTGGACGACGACTCGCTGGCCAAGCTGGCCGAGCAGGTGGGCAAACAGGCAGGTGACCTGCGCTCAGTCATCCGCTCCCCGCTGGCCAACGAGGTCTCGCCTGAGACTGTCCTGCGGCTCTATTCCCAGTCGTCCGACGGCGCCATGCGGGTGGCCCGCGCCTTTGAGAGGGGCATCCCTGTGTTTGGGACACTGGTGGCTGGCGGCATCAGCTTTGGCGCTGTCTACACCATGCTCCAGGGCTGCCTCAACGAGATGGCCGAGGACGCCCAGCGTGTCCGCATCAAGGCCCTGGAGGAGGACGAGCCGCAGCCGGAGGTCAGCTTGGAAGCGGCCGGTGACAATGGCGTGGAAAACGGGGGGTCCGGGGAGGGAGGCAGCGAGGAAGCCCCACTCTCAACCCGCAGGAAGCTCGGCCTCCTTCTTAAGTACATTCTGGACAGCTGGAAGAAACACCactcagaagagaaataa
- the SMG9 gene encoding protein SMG9 isoform X1: MSESGHSQPGLYGIERRRRWKEPGSGGPQNLSGPGGRERDYIAPWERERRDASEETSTSVMQKTPIILSKPPAERSKQPPPPTAPAVPPAPAPLEKPIVLMKPREEGKGPVAVTGASTPEGTAPPPPAAPVPPKGEKEGQRPTQPVYQIQNRGMGTAAPAAMDPVVGQAKLLPPERMKHSIKLVDDQMNWCDSAIEYLLDQTDVLVVGVLGLQGTGKSMVMSLLSANTPEEDQRTYVFRAQSAEMKERGGNQTSGIDFFITQERIVFLDTQPILSPSILDHLINNDRKLPPEYNLPHTYVEMQSLQIAAFLFTVCHVVIVVQDWFTDLSLYSFHQNLKGSPCPRLWDLGCKCKSNSHSPQTPRFLQTAEMVKPSTPSPSHESSSSSGSDEGTEYYPHLVFLQNKARREDFCPRKLRQMHLMIDQLMAHSHLRYKGTLSMLQCNVFPGLPPDFLDSEVNLFLVPFMDSEAESENPPRAGPGSSPLFSLLPGYRGHPSFQSLVSKLRSQVMSMARPQLSHTILTEKNWFHYAARIWDGVRKSSALAEYSRLLA; the protein is encoded by the exons ATGTCTGAGTCTGGACACAGTCAGCCTGGACTCTATGGGATAGAGCGGCGGCGACGGTGGAAGGAGCCTGGCTCTGGTGGCCCCCAGAATCTCTCTGGGCCTGGTGGTCGGGAGAGGGACTACATTGCACCATGGGAAAGAGAGAGACGG GATGCCAGCGAAGAGACAAGCACTTCCGTCATGCAGAAAACCCCCATCATCCTCTCAAAACCTCCAGCAGAGCGG TCAAAACAGCCACCACCTCCAACAGCCCCTGCTGTCCCGCCTGCTCCAGCCCCTCTGGAGAAGCCCATCGTCCTCATGAAGCCacgagaggaggggaaggggcctGTGGCCGTGACAGGTGCCTCTACCCCTGAGGGCACCGCCCCACCACCCCCTGCAGCCCCTGTGCCACCcaagggggagaaggaggggcaGAGACCCACACAGCCTGTGTACCAGATCCAGAACCGGGGCATGGGCACTGCCGCACCAGCAGCCATGGACC CTGTCGTGGGTCAGGCCAAACTACTGCCCCCAGAGCGCATGAAGCACAGCATCAAGTTGGTGGATGACCAGATGAATTGGTGTGATAGTGCCATTGAG TACCTGTTGGATCAGACTGATGTGTTGGTGGTTGGTGTCCTGGGCCTCCAGGGGACAGGCAAGTCCATGGTCATGTCGTTGTTGTCAGCCAACACTCCAGAGGAGGACCAGAG GACTTACGTTTTCCGGGCCCAGAGCGCTGAAATGAAGGAACGAGGAGGCAACCAGACAAGTGGCATCGACTTCTTTATCACCCAAGAACGGATTGTTTTCCTGGACACACAG CCCATCCTGAGCCCTTCTATCCTAGACCATCTCATCAATAATGACCGCAAACTGCCTCCAGAGTACAACCTTCCCCACACTTACGTTGAGATGCAG TCACTCCAGATTGCTGCCTTCCTTTTCACGGTCTGCCATGTGGTGATTGTCGTCCAGGACTGGTTCACAGACCTCAGTCTCTACAG CTTTCATCAGAATCTCAAAGGAAGCCCCTGTCCCAGGCTGTGGGACCTGGGGTGCAAGTGCAAGAGCAACAGCCACTCACCCCAAACCCCAAGGTTCCTGCAGACAGCAGAGATGGTGAAGccctccaccccatcccccagccaCGAGTCCAGCAGCTCATCGGGCTCCGATGAAGGCACTGAGTACTACCCCCACCTGG TCTTCTTACAGAACAAAGCTCGCCGAGAGGACTTCTGTCCTCGGAAGCTGCGGCAGATGCACCTGATGATTGACCAGCTCATGGCCCACTCCCACCTGCGTTACAAGG GGACTCTGTCCATGTTGCAATGCAATGTCTTCCCGGGGCTTCCACCTGACTTCCTGGACTCTGAGGTCAACTTATTCCTGGTACCCTTCATGGACAGTGAAGCAGAGAGTGAAAACCCACCAAGAGCAG GACCTGGTTCCAGCCCACTCTTCTCCCTGCTGCCTGGCTATCGTGGTCACCCCAGTTTCCAGTCCTTGGTGAGCAAGCTCCGGAGCCAAGTGATGTCCATGGCCCGGCCACAGCTGTCACACACGATCCTCACCGAGAAGAACTG GTTCCACTATGCTGCCCGGATCTGGGACGGGGTGAGAAAGTCCTCTGCTCTGGCAGAGTACAGCCGCCTGCTGGCCTGA
- the SMG9 gene encoding protein SMG9 isoform X2, with the protein MSESGHSQPGLYGIERRRRWKEPGSGGPQNLSGPGGRERDYIAPWERERRSKQPPPPTAPAVPPAPAPLEKPIVLMKPREEGKGPVAVTGASTPEGTAPPPPAAPVPPKGEKEGQRPTQPVYQIQNRGMGTAAPAAMDPVVGQAKLLPPERMKHSIKLVDDQMNWCDSAIEYLLDQTDVLVVGVLGLQGTGKSMVMSLLSANTPEEDQRTYVFRAQSAEMKERGGNQTSGIDFFITQERIVFLDTQPILSPSILDHLINNDRKLPPEYNLPHTYVEMQSLQIAAFLFTVCHVVIVVQDWFTDLSLYSFHQNLKGSPCPRLWDLGCKCKSNSHSPQTPRFLQTAEMVKPSTPSPSHESSSSSGSDEGTEYYPHLVFLQNKARREDFCPRKLRQMHLMIDQLMAHSHLRYKGTLSMLQCNVFPGLPPDFLDSEVNLFLVPFMDSEAESENPPRAGPGSSPLFSLLPGYRGHPSFQSLVSKLRSQVMSMARPQLSHTILTEKNWFHYAARIWDGVRKSSALAEYSRLLA; encoded by the exons ATGTCTGAGTCTGGACACAGTCAGCCTGGACTCTATGGGATAGAGCGGCGGCGACGGTGGAAGGAGCCTGGCTCTGGTGGCCCCCAGAATCTCTCTGGGCCTGGTGGTCGGGAGAGGGACTACATTGCACCATGGGAAAGAGAGAGACGG TCAAAACAGCCACCACCTCCAACAGCCCCTGCTGTCCCGCCTGCTCCAGCCCCTCTGGAGAAGCCCATCGTCCTCATGAAGCCacgagaggaggggaaggggcctGTGGCCGTGACAGGTGCCTCTACCCCTGAGGGCACCGCCCCACCACCCCCTGCAGCCCCTGTGCCACCcaagggggagaaggaggggcaGAGACCCACACAGCCTGTGTACCAGATCCAGAACCGGGGCATGGGCACTGCCGCACCAGCAGCCATGGACC CTGTCGTGGGTCAGGCCAAACTACTGCCCCCAGAGCGCATGAAGCACAGCATCAAGTTGGTGGATGACCAGATGAATTGGTGTGATAGTGCCATTGAG TACCTGTTGGATCAGACTGATGTGTTGGTGGTTGGTGTCCTGGGCCTCCAGGGGACAGGCAAGTCCATGGTCATGTCGTTGTTGTCAGCCAACACTCCAGAGGAGGACCAGAG GACTTACGTTTTCCGGGCCCAGAGCGCTGAAATGAAGGAACGAGGAGGCAACCAGACAAGTGGCATCGACTTCTTTATCACCCAAGAACGGATTGTTTTCCTGGACACACAG CCCATCCTGAGCCCTTCTATCCTAGACCATCTCATCAATAATGACCGCAAACTGCCTCCAGAGTACAACCTTCCCCACACTTACGTTGAGATGCAG TCACTCCAGATTGCTGCCTTCCTTTTCACGGTCTGCCATGTGGTGATTGTCGTCCAGGACTGGTTCACAGACCTCAGTCTCTACAG CTTTCATCAGAATCTCAAAGGAAGCCCCTGTCCCAGGCTGTGGGACCTGGGGTGCAAGTGCAAGAGCAACAGCCACTCACCCCAAACCCCAAGGTTCCTGCAGACAGCAGAGATGGTGAAGccctccaccccatcccccagccaCGAGTCCAGCAGCTCATCGGGCTCCGATGAAGGCACTGAGTACTACCCCCACCTGG TCTTCTTACAGAACAAAGCTCGCCGAGAGGACTTCTGTCCTCGGAAGCTGCGGCAGATGCACCTGATGATTGACCAGCTCATGGCCCACTCCCACCTGCGTTACAAGG GGACTCTGTCCATGTTGCAATGCAATGTCTTCCCGGGGCTTCCACCTGACTTCCTGGACTCTGAGGTCAACTTATTCCTGGTACCCTTCATGGACAGTGAAGCAGAGAGTGAAAACCCACCAAGAGCAG GACCTGGTTCCAGCCCACTCTTCTCCCTGCTGCCTGGCTATCGTGGTCACCCCAGTTTCCAGTCCTTGGTGAGCAAGCTCCGGAGCCAAGTGATGTCCATGGCCCGGCCACAGCTGTCACACACGATCCTCACCGAGAAGAACTG GTTCCACTATGCTGCCCGGATCTGGGACGGGGTGAGAAAGTCCTCTGCTCTGGCAGAGTACAGCCGCCTGCTGGCCTGA
- the SMG9 gene encoding protein SMG9 isoform X3, giving the protein MSESGHSQPGLYGIERRRRWKEPGSGGPQNLSGPGGRERDYIAPWERERRDASEETSTSVMQKTPIILSKPPAERSKQPPPPTAPAVPPAPAPLEKPIVLMKPREEGKGPVAVTGASTPEGTAPPPPAAPVPPKGEKEGQRPTQPVYQIQNRGMGTAAPAAMDPVVGQAKLLPPERMKHSIKLVDDQMNWCDSAIEYLLDQTDVLVVGVLGLQGTGKSMVMSLLSANTPEEDQRTYVFRAQSAEMKERGGNQTSGIDFFITQERIVFLDTQPILSPSILDHLINNDRKLPPEYNLPHTYVEMQSLQIAAFLFTVCHVVIVVQDWFTDLSLYRFLQTAEMVKPSTPSPSHESSSSSGSDEGTEYYPHLVFLQNKARREDFCPRKLRQMHLMIDQLMAHSHLRYKGTLSMLQCNVFPGLPPDFLDSEVNLFLVPFMDSEAESENPPRAGPGSSPLFSLLPGYRGHPSFQSLVSKLRSQVMSMARPQLSHTILTEKNWFHYAARIWDGVRKSSALAEYSRLLA; this is encoded by the exons ATGTCTGAGTCTGGACACAGTCAGCCTGGACTCTATGGGATAGAGCGGCGGCGACGGTGGAAGGAGCCTGGCTCTGGTGGCCCCCAGAATCTCTCTGGGCCTGGTGGTCGGGAGAGGGACTACATTGCACCATGGGAAAGAGAGAGACGG GATGCCAGCGAAGAGACAAGCACTTCCGTCATGCAGAAAACCCCCATCATCCTCTCAAAACCTCCAGCAGAGCGG TCAAAACAGCCACCACCTCCAACAGCCCCTGCTGTCCCGCCTGCTCCAGCCCCTCTGGAGAAGCCCATCGTCCTCATGAAGCCacgagaggaggggaaggggcctGTGGCCGTGACAGGTGCCTCTACCCCTGAGGGCACCGCCCCACCACCCCCTGCAGCCCCTGTGCCACCcaagggggagaaggaggggcaGAGACCCACACAGCCTGTGTACCAGATCCAGAACCGGGGCATGGGCACTGCCGCACCAGCAGCCATGGACC CTGTCGTGGGTCAGGCCAAACTACTGCCCCCAGAGCGCATGAAGCACAGCATCAAGTTGGTGGATGACCAGATGAATTGGTGTGATAGTGCCATTGAG TACCTGTTGGATCAGACTGATGTGTTGGTGGTTGGTGTCCTGGGCCTCCAGGGGACAGGCAAGTCCATGGTCATGTCGTTGTTGTCAGCCAACACTCCAGAGGAGGACCAGAG GACTTACGTTTTCCGGGCCCAGAGCGCTGAAATGAAGGAACGAGGAGGCAACCAGACAAGTGGCATCGACTTCTTTATCACCCAAGAACGGATTGTTTTCCTGGACACACAG CCCATCCTGAGCCCTTCTATCCTAGACCATCTCATCAATAATGACCGCAAACTGCCTCCAGAGTACAACCTTCCCCACACTTACGTTGAGATGCAG TCACTCCAGATTGCTGCCTTCCTTTTCACGGTCTGCCATGTGGTGATTGTCGTCCAGGACTGGTTCACAGACCTCAGTCTCTACAG GTTCCTGCAGACAGCAGAGATGGTGAAGccctccaccccatcccccagccaCGAGTCCAGCAGCTCATCGGGCTCCGATGAAGGCACTGAGTACTACCCCCACCTGG TCTTCTTACAGAACAAAGCTCGCCGAGAGGACTTCTGTCCTCGGAAGCTGCGGCAGATGCACCTGATGATTGACCAGCTCATGGCCCACTCCCACCTGCGTTACAAGG GGACTCTGTCCATGTTGCAATGCAATGTCTTCCCGGGGCTTCCACCTGACTTCCTGGACTCTGAGGTCAACTTATTCCTGGTACCCTTCATGGACAGTGAAGCAGAGAGTGAAAACCCACCAAGAGCAG GACCTGGTTCCAGCCCACTCTTCTCCCTGCTGCCTGGCTATCGTGGTCACCCCAGTTTCCAGTCCTTGGTGAGCAAGCTCCGGAGCCAAGTGATGTCCATGGCCCGGCCACAGCTGTCACACACGATCCTCACCGAGAAGAACTG GTTCCACTATGCTGCCCGGATCTGGGACGGGGTGAGAAAGTCCTCTGCTCTGGCAGAGTACAGCCGCCTGCTGGCCTGA